A window of the Brassica oleracea var. oleracea cultivar TO1000 chromosome C1, BOL, whole genome shotgun sequence genome harbors these coding sequences:
- the LOC106310409 gene encoding UDP-glycosyltransferase 76E4-like, with the protein MEKKQEKKRIVLVPVPAQGHVTPFMQLGKALSLKGFLITVAQGQFNRISPSPDFPGFQFVTIPESLPESELKRLGPIEFALKHNKTNEASFKDCIAQLLLQQGNDIACIIYDESMYSCEAAAREFKIPCVIFTTTSATNHASRCVLSKLNAERFFSDIEDPEVQDKVVENLYPLRYKHLRPSGLGPLEPHLEMRREIVNKRTASAFIINTSNCLESLSLSWLQQELKIPVYPLGPLHITASAPSSLLKQDRSCIEWLNKQKPRSVIYISMGSMAHMETKEVVETAWGLSDSNQPFLWVTGSGSITCPDWIETFPEELRKTVSERGYIVKWAPQIEVLAHPAVGGFWSHCGWNSTLESIAEGVPMICRPFHGEQLLNAMYIESVWSVGIQLEGEVERVTVERAVKRLIVDEEGACMRDRARLLKDKVKASVRNGGSSYNALDELVKYLETD; encoded by the exons ATGGAGAAAAAGCAAGAAAAGAAAAGGATAGTGTTAGTTCCAGTTCCAGCACAAGGACATGTAACTCCCTTTATGCAGCTTGGGAAAGCCCTTAGTTTGAAAGGCTTCTTAATTACAGTAGCTCAGGGACAGTTCAATCGAATAAGCCCTTCACCAGACTTCCCTGGGTTTCAGTTTGTCACCATACCCGAAAGCTTACCTGAGTCTGAACTGAAGAGACTCGGGCCAATCGAGTTTGCGTTAAAGCACAACAAAACGAACGAGGCAAGCTTCAAGGATTGTATAGCTCAGTTGTTGCTTCAACAAGGTAATGATATAGCATGTATCATCTATGACGAGTCCATGTACTCGTGTGAAGCTGCAGCTAGAGAGTTTAAGATTCCCTGTGTCATCTTCACCACTACAAGTGCTACAAATCATGCATCACGATGCGTTCTCAGCAAACTCAATGCCGAGAGGTTCTTCTCCGACATAGAAG ATCCAGAAGTGCAAGACAAGGTGGTTGAAAATTTGTATCCATTAAGATACAAACACCTACGACCTTCAGGACTTGGGCCATTAGAGCCACATCTGGAGATGCGTAGGGAAATAGTCAACAAAAGAACAGCTTCCGCTTTCATCATAAACACGTCAAACTGTCTAGAGAGCTTGTCTCTGTCTTGGCTGCAACAAGAACTCAAAATTCCAGTGTACCCCTTAGGCCCTCTTCACATTACAGCTTCAGCGCCTTCCAGTTTATTGAAACAAGACAGAAGCTGCATTGAATGGCTGAACAAGCAGAAACCGAGGTCAGTCATATACATAAGCATGGGAAGCATGGCTCACATGGAAACCAAGGAAGTTGTGGAGACTGCGTGGGGGTTGTCTGATAGCAACCAACCATTCTTATGGGTCACCGGAAGCGGTTCTATCACTTGTCCCGATTGGATAGAGACATTTCCAGAGGAACTGCGAAAGACGGTGTCAGAAAGAGGATACATTGTGAAATGGGCACCGCAGATAGAAGTACTTGCGCATCCTGCAGTGGGGGGCTTCTGGAGCCACTGTGGATGGAACTCAACGCTCGAGAGCATTGCGGAAGGAGTTCCAATGATTTGCAGGCCTTTTCATGGCGAGCAGTTGTTAAACGCTATGTATATAGAAAGCGTCTGGAGTGTAGGAATTCAGCTTGAAGGTGAAGTTGAAAGAGTAACGGTCGAGAGAGCTGTGAAAAGGTTGATTGTGGATGAAGAAGGTGCATGCATGAGGGATAGAGCTCGTCTTCTAAAAGACAAGGTCAAAGCTAGTGTGAGAAACGGAGGCTCTTCATATAATGCATTGGATGAGCTCGTCAAGTACTTGGAGACTGACTAA